Proteins encoded by one window of Polyangiaceae bacterium:
- a CDS encoding YfbM family protein, which yields MIGRFVRLPDGDLTTLLADPESIHDYLYPEDEDTSRQVAELDVDKAWHGIHWLLTGTTWGGDGPTAFIMRGGEQVGDEPVGQGPARGFTAEEVRGIAAALHGLSSEILHARFDPQAMETADIYPSEIWMREGDEAFEYLDSYFDQLKDFVLGAAKEGEALLIYIA from the coding sequence ATGATTGGACGATTCGTGAGGCTTCCGGATGGAGACCTAACGACACTACTCGCCGACCCGGAGTCCATTCATGACTACCTGTATCCTGAGGATGAGGACACCTCACGGCAGGTCGCCGAGCTAGACGTAGACAAGGCCTGGCACGGGATCCACTGGCTGCTCACCGGGACGACGTGGGGAGGCGATGGCCCTACGGCCTTCATCATGCGCGGTGGGGAGCAAGTCGGTGACGAACCGGTCGGCCAGGGCCCCGCGCGTGGGTTCACCGCCGAAGAGGTTCGCGGGATTGCCGCTGCACTGCATGGTCTGAGTTCGGAGATCCTGCACGCGCGCTTCGACCCCCAGGCCATGGAAACCGCAGACATCTATCCATCCGAAATCTGGATGCGAGAGGGTGACGAAGCCTTCGAGTACCTCGATAGCTATTTCGACCAGCTGAAAGACTTCGTGCTCGGCGCAGCCAAAGAGGGCGAAGCGCTGCTGATCTACATTGCCTAG
- a CDS encoding SRPBCC family protein produces the protein MRQPTGKVEKTSTGADLVIERRFKGTLEEVWESVTNSESTARWIGPWRGEPGVGKTVVLTMSFEDGAPDDEMRIEACDPPHHLAVRSFGQYAVFLEVTLKEVAAGEVLMHFVHHVDQPEMVGDYGAGWEYYLDRLVASRDDSPMPTFDEYYPGQKAYFTNQLE, from the coding sequence ATGAGGCAGCCAACTGGGAAAGTCGAGAAAACGTCTACAGGCGCTGATTTGGTGATTGAGCGACGCTTCAAGGGCACGCTCGAAGAGGTATGGGAGAGCGTCACCAACTCCGAGAGCACCGCGCGCTGGATTGGTCCGTGGCGCGGCGAGCCCGGCGTAGGAAAGACGGTCGTGCTCACCATGAGCTTTGAAGACGGAGCACCCGATGATGAGATGCGCATCGAGGCTTGCGACCCTCCCCATCACCTGGCCGTGCGCTCATTCGGCCAGTACGCCGTGTTCCTCGAGGTAACGCTGAAGGAAGTCGCAGCCGGCGAGGTGCTGATGCACTTCGTGCACCACGTGGATCAGCCAGAGATGGTGGGCGACTACGGCGCCGGCTGGGAGTACTACCTGGATCGCCTGGTGGCTTCGCGAGACGATTCGCCGATGCCGACCTTTGACGAGTACTATCCTGGGCAGAAGGCGTACTTCACGAATCAGCTCGAATAG
- a CDS encoding winged helix-turn-helix transcriptional regulator — protein sequence MDAVAAAIAHPTRRCILELLRSGALSAGQIAEHFSDSRPAISRHLRVLREAALVTATNDGREIHYVRCLDALAPLEHWLQQLRAPSAGERWQRRFDALETEVQRVRRRPQKNHTETPKKAKESVA from the coding sequence GTGGACGCCGTCGCCGCTGCCATTGCTCACCCAACTCGCCGCTGCATCTTGGAGCTGCTGAGGAGCGGTGCGCTGTCCGCTGGCCAGATAGCGGAACACTTCAGCGACAGTCGGCCGGCGATCAGCCGCCATTTGCGCGTGCTGCGGGAAGCAGCGCTGGTCACAGCGACCAACGACGGCCGCGAGATCCACTACGTGCGTTGCTTGGATGCCCTCGCTCCACTGGAGCACTGGCTACAGCAGCTGCGCGCGCCCAGCGCAGGAGAGCGCTGGCAGCGGCGCTTCGATGCACTGGAGACGGAGGTCCAGCGCGTCCGCCGACGCCCACAAAAGAACCACACGGAAACGCCTAAGAAGGCCAAGGAGTCCGTCGCATGA
- a CDS encoding YfbM family protein, with the protein MGISSCLLRGPEDAFERLLTDPDAVQALLGSEPLPDWEMLDLGELWHGIHWLLAGSTWDGALPAAFLVTGGHPLTESLSEYQVRGFRPAEVSRIAELLQGISRDSLQARFDPDAMDSAGILPEEFWGQEPEAFDLVLEYFEPMRCFMITAGQTRQAVLVLGA; encoded by the coding sequence ATGGGGATCTCGAGTTGCCTGCTGCGTGGCCCGGAAGACGCCTTCGAGCGGCTCCTAACGGATCCCGATGCAGTGCAGGCGCTGCTCGGTTCCGAGCCGCTGCCCGACTGGGAGATGCTGGACCTTGGCGAGCTCTGGCACGGGATCCACTGGCTGCTAGCGGGGAGCACGTGGGATGGAGCGCTCCCCGCAGCCTTCCTGGTGACGGGCGGACATCCGCTTACGGAGTCGCTCAGTGAGTATCAGGTGCGGGGGTTTCGCCCCGCGGAAGTTTCGCGAATCGCGGAGCTACTGCAGGGGATCTCCAGAGACTCGCTTCAAGCGCGCTTCGATCCCGACGCGATGGACAGCGCTGGGATCCTGCCCGAGGAGTTCTGGGGCCAGGAACCGGAAGCCTTCGATTTGGTGTTGGAGTACTTCGAGCCGATGAGGTGCTTCATGATTACCGCAGGGCAAACACGCCAGGCCGTGCTGGTGCTAGGTGCTTAG
- a CDS encoding TfoX/Sxy family protein: protein MAYDEKLAARIRKLLSASQLLGAQQVEEKRVMGKLAFMVNGSMCCSVSEDSLLIRVHPEEREALLSQPHVSAMQMGKRTMRGFVRIAPPAYRSVAALRQWLERGINAGAK, encoded by the coding sequence ATGGCCTACGACGAGAAACTGGCCGCACGGATCCGTAAGCTGCTCTCCGCCTCACAGCTGCTGGGAGCGCAACAGGTCGAAGAGAAGCGCGTGATGGGCAAGCTCGCCTTCATGGTGAACGGCAGCATGTGCTGTTCCGTTTCGGAAGACAGCTTGCTCATCCGCGTTCACCCCGAAGAGCGTGAGGCTTTGCTCAGTCAGCCTCATGTCAGCGCGATGCAGATGGGCAAGCGAACCATGCGCGGGTTCGTGCGTATCGCGCCCCCTGCGTATCGCAGCGTCGCAGCGCTGAGGCAGTGGCTGGAGCGCGGGATCAACGCTGGGGCAAAATAG
- a CDS encoding nuclear transport factor 2 family protein, producing the protein MRRNTTHLTPKQVALAYIDACSRKDFGAVAALLAADLEFVGPGNRVTGAKPYLAILERLGSVWERSDVKHTFSDGDNVCVIYDFVTNTEAGAVPIVEWLTVNEQRIQCVKLFFDRVSFQPASAKLASAQ; encoded by the coding sequence GTGAGGAGAAACACGACGCACCTAACCCCCAAACAAGTCGCTTTGGCCTACATCGACGCATGTAGCCGTAAGGATTTCGGCGCTGTCGCCGCACTGCTGGCCGCGGATCTCGAGTTCGTCGGACCGGGCAACCGCGTCACCGGCGCAAAGCCATACCTCGCCATCCTGGAACGCCTGGGCAGCGTCTGGGAGCGCAGCGACGTGAAGCACACCTTCAGCGACGGCGACAACGTGTGCGTGATCTACGACTTCGTCACCAACACCGAAGCGGGCGCCGTGCCTATCGTGGAGTGGCTAACCGTCAACGAGCAGCGCATTCAATGCGTGAAACTATTCTTCGATCGCGTCAGCTTCCAACCGGCAAGCGCGAAGCTCGCGAGCGCGCAATAG
- a CDS encoding RNA polymerase subunit sigma-70: protein MLRKVPTDLEHSFAEHRPAILRHCYRMLGSFAEAEELTQDTFERAWKARESFQGSAPIGHWLMRIATNGCLNALGQRKRRALPNLEADPTTSHEFGPGELERWLTPAPDALLFPQGENPASPEQLAETRESVALAFLELLQRLPAKQRAALLLKDVVGWSAEEIATTLELSVSAVNSALHRARDATQRETAASEAPSAATVAAFVRAWETRDVDGLVALLKHDVQLAMPPYPVWFSGRDAVMGFLHSARFAPFWSSLSEVAPTQGNGQSAFVFRLRDATGGSQRTHSVMLVRFAAEQVKEMVTFVGETYFEPFCRRSAS from the coding sequence ATGTTGCGCAAGGTGCCGACGGATCTGGAACACAGCTTTGCCGAACATCGCCCTGCGATCTTGCGGCACTGTTACCGCATGCTCGGGAGCTTTGCCGAGGCGGAGGAGCTGACCCAGGATACGTTCGAGCGCGCCTGGAAGGCGCGCGAGAGCTTCCAAGGCAGCGCGCCCATCGGTCACTGGTTGATGCGTATTGCGACCAACGGCTGCTTGAACGCCCTGGGGCAGCGCAAGCGCCGCGCATTGCCGAACCTCGAGGCCGATCCGACAACGAGCCACGAGTTTGGTCCAGGCGAGCTCGAGCGCTGGCTCACTCCGGCGCCGGATGCGCTGCTATTTCCCCAGGGCGAGAACCCTGCGAGCCCGGAGCAGCTGGCGGAGACGCGGGAGAGCGTCGCGCTGGCATTCCTCGAGCTCTTGCAGCGGCTCCCTGCCAAGCAACGCGCCGCGCTGTTGCTCAAAGACGTCGTCGGCTGGTCCGCGGAAGAAATCGCGACGACCCTCGAGCTCAGTGTTTCCGCGGTGAATAGCGCGCTGCACCGCGCACGGGACGCCACCCAGCGCGAAACAGCAGCGAGCGAGGCGCCCTCCGCAGCGACGGTCGCAGCGTTCGTCCGCGCCTGGGAGACGCGAGATGTGGACGGCTTGGTCGCGCTGCTGAAGCACGACGTGCAGCTGGCCATGCCTCCGTATCCGGTGTGGTTCAGCGGCCGGGATGCAGTGATGGGCTTCCTGCACTCGGCGCGCTTCGCGCCGTTTTGGTCGAGCCTCTCGGAGGTCGCGCCAACCCAAGGCAATGGTCAGAGCGCCTTCGTGTTCCGGCTCCGGGACGCGACTGGAGGAAGCCAGCGCACCCACTCGGTGATGCTGGTGCGCTTCGCAGCCGAGCAAGTGAAGGAGATGGTGACCTTCGTGGGCGAGACGTATTTCGAGCCGTTTTGCCGCCGTTCTGCAAGTTAG
- a CDS encoding TetR/AcrR family transcriptional regulator, giving the protein MARPKESDSAKTHKQIVEAALELLREKRDPSFLSMRRVAARAGLSPSTLQYYFTSKEALLEACLDGYHERLSLRVKAALTAVATTSDTRRKVEATLRSFIAFIREEELLVALRVMTTARRGGLHPSRQAEFLGSFVREAVALLGQHSALEPLEARLLIHGLTLSLPRILLMSPEEQAGLHGKHDIPSQAELDDALVRIVLRILKH; this is encoded by the coding sequence TTGGCGCGCCCCAAAGAGTCTGACTCGGCGAAGACGCACAAGCAGATCGTGGAGGCGGCGCTGGAGCTGCTCCGCGAGAAGCGGGACCCCTCATTCCTGTCCATGCGTCGCGTGGCAGCGCGCGCTGGCCTGAGCCCGAGCACACTTCAGTACTACTTCACCTCGAAAGAGGCATTGCTCGAAGCGTGCCTGGACGGCTACCACGAGCGACTCTCGCTGCGTGTGAAGGCGGCACTGACCGCAGTCGCCACGACCAGCGACACGCGTCGCAAGGTCGAAGCTACGCTGCGCAGCTTCATCGCGTTTATCCGTGAGGAAGAACTTCTGGTCGCGTTGCGGGTGATGACCACCGCGCGCCGGGGCGGCTTACACCCGAGCCGGCAAGCCGAGTTCCTTGGGTCCTTCGTACGCGAAGCAGTGGCGCTGCTAGGCCAGCACTCCGCGCTGGAGCCATTGGAGGCACGGCTCTTGATCCACGGTTTGACGCTCTCCTTGCCGCGCATCTTGTTGATGAGCCCAGAGGAGCAAGCGGGGCTTCACGGCAAGCACGACATCCCCTCCCAAGCGGAGCTGGATGATGCCCTGGTGCGGATCGTGCTGCGCATCCTGAAGCATTGA
- a CDS encoding S9 family peptidase has translation MGRKLTLWIAVALAACSGNRPTQSRAPERKPTAAATEAPKPPPPVVRAPPREDNRGVMGGPRDDTAFEWDVADVDDVVEPELENIPPISRFVATQLAPYLETRRAKLATQGPAGHGIVVLTRLAEATHLHQVLSPLALREQLTFGRDPVEQGAFSPSGLLTYRGDQLGTENFQIWDLNLETRNRQLLTDGESRNGGFRWLTDGSLAFTSNRRNGTDMDLYLLSAKAAAQGKPATLAAELPGQWVIQSTSRDAKQILLLEYLAADQATLHVLDLETGKRRPVRELEPGVSTTLGLFSGKPGEVYALSDRGGEFARVFKIDTDSGVWTPVTARYKWNVEEFALSGDGKLLAFTLNEDGYSMLYLQPLPKGNPRPARSIPRGVISALRFADARSLLFNLSTPTSPPDVFGFDIRTSKLTAWTRSEVGGMPKSSLVNPTIVTTKAPDGTDLPSLYYRPSGDGPFPVLLWMHGGPEQQSRPSFDPLIQYWVATRKVAVLAPNVRGSDGYGKTFLALDNGNLRHKSVEDMGTWLDWIAKRKELDAKRVGIHGASYGGFMVLAALTKYGDRIRAGCDVVGASDLVTFLENTSDYRRELRRREYGDETDVEMRDYLHSISPLHQVSKIQSALLIAHGENDPRVPITEARQIAEAVRASGHDTWFFLAKNEGHSFRRRRTRDLFYSVMSEFFERYLVQGLDSKLPPEPQLATDPLAPTDPKPSTDPKPPTEPPTGPEQPEEPKVPAPGAPP, from the coding sequence ATGGGTCGCAAGCTCACGCTGTGGATTGCGGTTGCGCTCGCAGCCTGCAGCGGGAACCGACCGACGCAATCCCGCGCTCCGGAGCGGAAGCCGACCGCTGCCGCGACGGAGGCGCCGAAGCCCCCACCGCCTGTCGTGCGCGCTCCGCCTCGCGAAGACAACCGCGGGGTCATGGGCGGCCCGCGCGACGACACCGCGTTTGAGTGGGACGTCGCTGACGTCGACGACGTGGTGGAGCCGGAGCTTGAGAACATCCCGCCGATTTCGCGATTCGTCGCGACCCAGCTCGCTCCGTACCTGGAGACCCGACGCGCCAAGCTCGCGACCCAGGGTCCCGCGGGGCACGGCATCGTCGTGCTCACGCGCCTCGCGGAAGCGACTCACCTCCACCAAGTTTTGAGTCCGCTCGCGCTGCGCGAGCAACTGACGTTCGGCAGAGATCCCGTTGAACAGGGTGCGTTCAGCCCCAGCGGCCTGCTGACGTACCGCGGGGATCAGCTGGGGACGGAGAACTTCCAGATCTGGGATCTCAACCTCGAGACGCGCAATCGACAACTGCTGACCGACGGTGAGAGTCGCAACGGCGGGTTTCGTTGGCTGACCGACGGCTCCCTCGCCTTCACGAGCAATCGTCGCAACGGCACGGACATGGACCTGTATCTGCTGTCTGCGAAGGCGGCCGCACAAGGCAAGCCCGCCACCCTGGCCGCAGAGCTTCCAGGCCAGTGGGTCATCCAGTCCACCTCGCGAGACGCAAAGCAGATCCTGCTGCTCGAGTACCTGGCGGCGGATCAAGCCACCCTCCACGTCCTGGATCTCGAGACGGGCAAGCGCCGCCCGGTGCGCGAGCTCGAGCCCGGAGTGTCCACCACGCTCGGCCTGTTCAGCGGAAAGCCTGGCGAGGTTTACGCGCTCTCGGATCGCGGCGGTGAGTTTGCGCGCGTCTTCAAGATCGACACCGATTCCGGTGTGTGGACACCGGTCACCGCGCGCTACAAGTGGAACGTCGAGGAGTTTGCCCTGAGCGGAGACGGCAAGCTGCTGGCGTTCACGCTGAACGAAGACGGCTACTCCATGCTGTACCTGCAGCCGCTCCCAAAGGGCAATCCGCGACCCGCCCGTTCGATTCCGCGAGGAGTCATATCCGCTCTGCGTTTCGCCGACGCCCGCTCGCTGCTGTTCAACCTCTCGACGCCGACCTCGCCGCCAGACGTCTTTGGCTTCGATATCAGGACGTCGAAGCTCACCGCCTGGACCCGTAGCGAAGTCGGCGGCATGCCCAAGTCGAGCTTGGTGAACCCAACCATCGTCACCACGAAAGCACCTGACGGTACCGACCTCCCGAGCTTGTATTACAGGCCCAGCGGAGACGGCCCCTTCCCAGTCCTCTTGTGGATGCACGGTGGCCCCGAACAACAGAGCCGCCCGAGCTTCGACCCACTGATTCAATATTGGGTTGCCACACGGAAAGTCGCCGTACTGGCACCCAACGTGCGCGGCTCAGACGGCTACGGCAAGACGTTCCTGGCGCTCGACAATGGCAACCTGAGGCACAAATCCGTGGAAGACATGGGCACGTGGCTCGACTGGATCGCCAAGCGCAAAGAACTGGACGCAAAGCGTGTGGGGATACACGGAGCAAGCTACGGCGGCTTCATGGTGCTGGCCGCGCTGACGAAGTACGGCGACCGTATCCGCGCGGGTTGCGACGTGGTCGGCGCGAGTGACCTGGTCACCTTCCTCGAGAACACCAGCGACTACCGCCGCGAGCTGCGACGCCGCGAATACGGGGACGAGACCGACGTGGAGATGCGCGACTACCTGCACAGCATCTCGCCGCTGCACCAAGTCTCGAAGATCCAGAGCGCGCTCTTGATCGCGCACGGAGAGAACGATCCGCGCGTGCCCATCACGGAAGCACGCCAAATTGCTGAGGCCGTGCGCGCTTCGGGGCACGACACCTGGTTCTTCCTCGCCAAGAACGAAGGCCACAGTTTCCGCCGCCGACGCACCCGCGATCTGTTCTACAGCGTGATGAGCGAGTTCTTCGAGCGCTACTTGGTACAAGGCCTCGACAGCAAGCTGCCCCCAGAGCCCCAGCTGGCAACCGATCCTCTAGCGCCTACAGATCCTAAACCGTCAACCGATCCTAAACCGCCTACAGAGCCTCCGACAGGGCCGGAACAGCCTGAAGAACCCAAGGTCCCTGCGCCCGGAGCCCCACCGTGA